One genomic region from Xenopus laevis strain J_2021 chromosome 2L, Xenopus_laevis_v10.1, whole genome shotgun sequence encodes:
- the smg8.L gene encoding protein smg8 has product MVVCGGPTVLRDLLVAETEPVWKDEEVCVVGLFGKTALTQGSWHKCSLINSLCDRHIFPLFHRAPERPSERSLFQTYYEQESRVLYILLTGLSDTGSLLKACEELSRGVSHAEAHEWWKDEEKLYCMHLLYLFSVCHILVLVHPTCCFDITYEKLFRALDSLRQKMLPSLKPSLKDCAVGLDWKLNARPCPPRLLFMFQLNGALKVEPKSQGPQTSDKPKKHSPKRRLQHALEDQIYRIFRKSRVLTNQSINCLFTVPANQAFVYIVADEGEDPVNVLLEGLRHNCTLKDTESLVPLSGPKRYQMMRHTRQLSFTVENNTNLSGQLVDCTLREFLFQHVELVLTKKGFDDSVGRNPQPSHFELPTYQKWVSVALKLYEIIIENKDDDPPAFPGGFPPKLLANMKVLEGYLDADTKFSENKCQKALPMAHSAYQSNLPHNYTTTVHKNQLAQALRVYSQHARGPAFHKYAMVLNEDCYKFWSSGHQLCEERSLTDQHCVHKFHLLPKSGEKIEPERNPPILFHNSRARSTGSCNCGRKQAPREDPFDIKSANYDFYQILEEKCCGKLDHITLPIFQPSTPDPAPAKNEASSAAHDGEVEEEKIKDKEPQTQGESTSLSLALSLGQSTDSLGTFPEGPKAGGDNTDVSGHGTDEKVEKRPSLVDRQASTVEYLPGMIHINSPKGLLPKFSSWALVKLGPAKSYNFHTGLDHLGFIPGTSYLMPWDIVIRTKPEDEGDLDTNSWPAPNKSIPGKRNAVVMGRGRRRDDIARAFVGFEYEDSRGRRFMCSGPDKIMKAIGNGPKESAIKALNSDMPLYMLSPSQGRGLKPNYAQLMRLFVVVPDAPVQIILAPQVQSGPPPCTVFVPEKQDITLPSDGLWVLRFPFSYVSERGPCYPPKENQQLPSYKVMKGILRTVPQ; this is encoded by the exons ATGGTGGTGTGTGGGGGCCCGACAGTGTTACGGGACCTTCTAGTGGCGGAGACAGAGCCGGTCTGGAAGGATGAGGAGGTGTGTGTCGTGGGACTATTTGGTAAGACGGCCCTGACGCAGGGCAGCTGGCACAAGTGTTCCCTCATCAATTCTCTGTGCGACCGGCACATCTTCCCGCTGTTTCACCGCGCCCCGGAGCGGCCCTCGGAACGCAGTCTCTTCCAGACCTATTACGAACAGGAGTCCCGGGTGCTGTACATTCTTCTGACCGGTCTGAGTGATACGGGCTCGCTGCTGAAGGCCTGTGAGGAGCTGAGCCGAGGAGTGTCCCACGCAGAGGCGCACGAGTGGTGGAAGGATGAGGAGAAGTTGTACTGCATGCACCTCCTCTATCTATTCTCAGTGTGTCATATCCTGGTGCTGGTGCACCCGACCTGCTGCTTTGATATCACCTATGAGAAACTGTTCAGGGCTTTGGACAGTCTCCGACAAAAGATGCTGCCATCACTGAAGCCAAGCTTGAAGGATTGTGCTGTGGGTCTGGACTGGAAACTCAATGCCAGACCTTGTCCACCCAGGCTGCTCTTTATGTTTCAGCTTAATGGAGCCCTTAAAGTAGAGCCAAAGAGTCAAGGGCCACAGACCAGTGACAAACCTAAAAAGCACTCTCCAAAGCGAAGGCTGCAGCATGCTTTGGAAGACCAGATCTACCGCATTTTTAGGAAAAGCAGAGTCCTGACTAACCAATCCATCAATTGTCTATTCACTGTGCCTGCCAATCAGGCCTTTGTGTATATTGTGGCTGATGAGGGTGAAGATCCTGTAAATGTGCTACTGGAGGGTTTGAGGCACAACTGCACTTTGAAAGACACAGAGTCTTTGGTACCTTTATCTGGTCCTAAACGTTATCAAATGATGAGACACACTCGACAGCTGTCTTTCACGGTTGAAAATAACACAAATCTATCTGGTCAGTTGGTTGACTGCACCCTAAGAGAGTTCCTCTTCCAGCACGTGGAGCTGGTTCTCACAAAAAAAGGGTTTGATGACAGTGTGGGGAGAAACCCCCAGCCGTCTCACTTTGAGCTCCCGACATACCAGAAGTGGGTTAGTGTGGCTTTAAAACTGTATGAAATTATCATTGAAAATAAAGATGATGACCCCCCTGCTTTCCCAGGTGGATTTCCCCCAAAGCTTCTTGCTAACATGAAGGTATTAGAAGGATATTTGGATGCGGACACCAAGTTCTCAGAAAACAAATGCCAAAAAGCTCTGCCCATGGCACATAGCGCTTATCAGTCTAATTTGCCTCATAATTATACCACAACTGTCCATAAAAACCAGCTGGCCCAGGCCCTAAGGGTATATAGCCAGCATGCCCGGGGTCCTGCTTTCCATAAATATGCCATGGTTCTTAATGAAGATTGTTATAAGTTCTGGAGCAGTGGACACCAGCTTTGTGAAGAAAGGAGTTTAACAGATCAACACTGTGTACACAAATTTCATTTGCTGCCTAAATCTG gggaaaaaattgAACCAGAGAGAAATCCACCAATTCTCTTTCACAACAGTCGGGCACGTTCGACAGGCAGCTGTAATTGTGGAAGAAAACAGGCACCACGAGAAGACCCATTTGACATAAAAAgtgcaaattatgatttttatcag ATCCTGGAAGAAAAATGTTGTGGAAAACTGGATCACATCACCTTGCCCATATTCCAGCCCAGCACTCCAGACCCAGCTCCTGCAAAAAATGAGGCTTCATCTGCTGCACATGATGGTGAAGTTGAAGAAGAGAAGATAAAGGATAAGGAGCCACAAACTCAGGGAGAAAGTACAAGCCTGAGTTTAGCTCTAAGTCTGGGACAATCTACTGATAGTTTGGGCACATTCCCAGAGGGCCCGAAGGCAGGAGGGGATAATACAGACGTTTCTGGCCATGGGACAGACGAGAAAGTTGAAAAAAGGCCAAGTTTAGTGGATCGTCAAGCCTCAACTGTAGAGTATCTGCCTGGCATGATACATATAAATTCACCAAAAGGACTCTTACCTAAATTTTCTAGTTGGGCTTTGGTAAAACTTGGTCCTGCCAAATCCTACAATTTCCACACCGGATTAGATCATCTTGGCTTTATTCCAGGAACAAGTTACTTAATGCCTTGGGACATTGTTATTCGTACCAAGCCAGAGGATGAAGGTGACCTTGACACAAACTCTTGGCCAGCCCCCAACAAGTCCATTCCTGGTAAAAGAAATGCTGTGGTGATGGGACGTGGCCGTAGAAGAGATGACATTGCAAGGGCATTTGTAGGTTTTGAGTATGAGGATTCTAGAGGACGTAGATTTATGTGCTCCGGTCCAGATAAAATAATGAAGGCGATTGGTAATGGACCTAAAGAATCTGCAATTAAAGCACTAAACAGTGACATGCCTTTGTATATGCTATCACCATCACAGGGCAGAGGACTTAAACCTAATTATGCTCAGCTCATGAGACTGTTTGTTGTCGTACCCGACGCTCCTGTACAAATTATATTGGCTCCTCAG gTGCAGTCAGGACCTCCTCCATGCACTGTCTTTGTCCCTGAAAAGCAGGACATCACCCTTCCTTCTGATGGACTGTGGGTTCTAAGGTTTCCCTTTTCTTATGTCTCGGAACGTGGGCCCTGTTACCCTCCCAAGGAAAACCAGCAGCTTCCAAGCTACAAAGTCATGAAAGGGATATTGCGAACTGTCCCTCAGTAA
- the prr11.L gene encoding proline-rich protein 11 isoform X2, whose amino-acid sequence MAKFIQARRRPGKHRKKLWQVKKSNCSRPSQTLIPDQVVTSGSWHLNLLLVGSFISLQNTGNFLVNAFLSLYWWSHNRVKKHLLLVKNTIFPPIIYHRELRALRQRLQKLEAEFSMLQTSFANKIHETSLTDNTCCRCGNSKTITPIIPLHSETANQSTPTLHPPLPPPLPPPPAPPLPPPPPPVLATSFPLKKSSLVREKTESAKIIKDDPLRQSGPVQIRLKDILNVRLKKTKDLQTDGLDQKTGLPPVSLSELQGLNLKMASKMVPRRLANIFKEASNCSPLDLRRRLKKVNMVRSPGGTPLYNRDNKENGTGLNPLMTKALRQKFQMAHPKSPSPLRSSPGNRSFEELP is encoded by the exons atggcaaaatttaTACAAGCAAGAAGGAGACCaggaaaacacagaaagaaactGTGGCAAGTGAAGAAATCTAATTGTTCAAGACCCAGCCAAACACT GATTCCAGATCAAGTCGTAACAAGTGGTTCCTGGCATCTAAATCTGCTTCTGGTTGGCAGTTTCATTAGCCTTCAAAACACAGGGAATTTTCTAGTGAATGCATTTCTTTCTTTGTACTGGTGGAGTCACAACAGAGTAAAAAAG CACCTTTTGTTGGTAAAGAATACAATATTCCCACCAATCATCTACCATCGGGAACTCCGAGCTCTTAGACAGCGACTGCAGAAACTTGAAGCAGAGTTTTCCATGTTGCAGACCTCATTTGCT aatAAAATACATGAAACCAGCTTGACAGATAACACCTGTTGTAGATGTGGCAATTCTAAAACCATCACTCCTATCATACCTCTCCATTCTGAGACAGCCAACCAAAGTACCCCAACCTTACATCCTCCTCTGCCACCACCCCTGCCACCACCTCCTGCCCCTCCTTTACCGCCTCCACCACCCCCAGTTCTTGCGACATCCTTTCCACTAAAAAAGTCTTCTCTTGTTCGGGAAAAAACGGAAAGTGCCAAAATAATTAAG GACGACCCCTTGAGACAAAGTGGACCTGTTCAGATAAGACTTAAAGACATTCTTAATGTCagattaaagaaaacaaaagatttACAAACT gatGGATTAGATCAGAAAACAGGACTTCCACCTGTTTCTCTGTCTGAGTTGCAGGGATTAAATCTGAAAATGGCTTCAAAGATGGTGCCTCGTCGACTAGCAAACATTTTCAA AGAAGCTTCAAATTGTAGCCCATTAGACTTAAGAAGACGACTTAAGAAGGTCAACATGGTGAG GAGTCCTGGAGGAACACCACTGTATAACAGAGATAACAAAGAGAATGGCACCGGGCTGAACCCATTAATGACAAAGGCTCTTAGGCAGAAATTTCAG ATGGCTCATCCAAAAAGCCCATCTCCATTGCGATCATCTCCAGGAAACAGAAGCTTTGAAGAGTTGCCTTAA
- the prr11.L gene encoding proline-rich protein 11 isoform X1: protein MFMSRSVVVLHANFLFDIIKLEKMAKFIQARRRPGKHRKKLWQVKKSNCSRPSQTLIPDQVVTSGSWHLNLLLVGSFISLQNTGNFLVNAFLSLYWWSHNRVKKHLLLVKNTIFPPIIYHRELRALRQRLQKLEAEFSMLQTSFANKIHETSLTDNTCCRCGNSKTITPIIPLHSETANQSTPTLHPPLPPPLPPPPAPPLPPPPPPVLATSFPLKKSSLVREKTESAKIIKDDPLRQSGPVQIRLKDILNVRLKKTKDLQTDGLDQKTGLPPVSLSELQGLNLKMASKMVPRRLANIFKEASNCSPLDLRRRLKKVNMVRSPGGTPLYNRDNKENGTGLNPLMTKALRQKFQMAHPKSPSPLRSSPGNRSFEELP from the exons ATGTTTATGAGCAGATCAGTTGTGGTTTTGCATGCCAATTTTCTCTTTGACATTATTAAGCTAGAG aaaatggcaaaatttaTACAAGCAAGAAGGAGACCaggaaaacacagaaagaaactGTGGCAAGTGAAGAAATCTAATTGTTCAAGACCCAGCCAAACACT GATTCCAGATCAAGTCGTAACAAGTGGTTCCTGGCATCTAAATCTGCTTCTGGTTGGCAGTTTCATTAGCCTTCAAAACACAGGGAATTTTCTAGTGAATGCATTTCTTTCTTTGTACTGGTGGAGTCACAACAGAGTAAAAAAG CACCTTTTGTTGGTAAAGAATACAATATTCCCACCAATCATCTACCATCGGGAACTCCGAGCTCTTAGACAGCGACTGCAGAAACTTGAAGCAGAGTTTTCCATGTTGCAGACCTCATTTGCT aatAAAATACATGAAACCAGCTTGACAGATAACACCTGTTGTAGATGTGGCAATTCTAAAACCATCACTCCTATCATACCTCTCCATTCTGAGACAGCCAACCAAAGTACCCCAACCTTACATCCTCCTCTGCCACCACCCCTGCCACCACCTCCTGCCCCTCCTTTACCGCCTCCACCACCCCCAGTTCTTGCGACATCCTTTCCACTAAAAAAGTCTTCTCTTGTTCGGGAAAAAACGGAAAGTGCCAAAATAATTAAG GACGACCCCTTGAGACAAAGTGGACCTGTTCAGATAAGACTTAAAGACATTCTTAATGTCagattaaagaaaacaaaagatttACAAACT gatGGATTAGATCAGAAAACAGGACTTCCACCTGTTTCTCTGTCTGAGTTGCAGGGATTAAATCTGAAAATGGCTTCAAAGATGGTGCCTCGTCGACTAGCAAACATTTTCAA AGAAGCTTCAAATTGTAGCCCATTAGACTTAAGAAGACGACTTAAGAAGGTCAACATGGTGAG GAGTCCTGGAGGAACACCACTGTATAACAGAGATAACAAAGAGAATGGCACCGGGCTGAACCCATTAATGACAAAGGCTCTTAGGCAGAAATTTCAG ATGGCTCATCCAAAAAGCCCATCTCCATTGCGATCATCTCCAGGAAACAGAAGCTTTGAAGAGTTGCCTTAA